The Asticcacaulis excentricus CB 48 genomic sequence AGCCCACGGCCTTATGGCCAAAAAGAGCTTCGGTCAGCACTTCCTGCTCGACCTCAATGTGACGCGCAAGATCGTGCGTCTGGGGCAGGAAGGCGGCAACAGCTTTGACGGTCAGGTGGTGATCGAGGTCGGCCCCGGTCCCGGCGGCCTGACACGTGCGGCGCTGGAAAGCGAGGCCACCTATGTGCTGGCTGTGGAAAAGGATGCGCGCTTCATCGACTTGCTGACGGAGTTGGATACGGCCTACCCCGGCCGCTTCGGCGTGGTCGAAGCCGATGCGCTGAAGGTCAATGAACCTGCCTTGCTGGCGGAACGCGGCCTGCCGCCGCAGGCGCATCTGGTCTCCAACCTGCCCTATAATGTTGGAACGCCGTTGCTGATCAAGTGGTTGACCGGCCCGTGGCAGCCCAAATCCCTGACCCTGATGTTTCAGCTTGAGGTCGCTCTGCGCGTCGTGGCCCCGGTCGGTGACGACGATTACGGCCGTCTGGGGGTTATCTCTCAGGTCCTGTGCGTCTGTGAAAAGCTGATGGACCTGCCGGCGCGCGCCTTCACGCCGCCGCCCAAGGTCGATAGTGCCGTGGTGCGCCTGATCCCCAGAGCCGAGCGCCCCGACGCGCGCGTCATTCACAATCTGGAAACCCTCACGGCGGCCGCCTTTGGCCAGCGCCGAAAGATGCTGCGAGCCTCATTGAAAGCGCTGGGCGGAGAGACCCTGCTGGCCAAGGTTGGGATTGATCCGACCCTGCGTGCTGAAAACATCAGCCCGGCGGACTTTTTGCGGTTGGCAGAGGCGCTTTAAGGTCTAGAGCATTCGTCGGCTCCGTTGAGCCGCCGGATGCTCTAATTTTTTGTAACGCCTCATGCTTTTTTCCGAAAAGTGGTGTCCACTTTTCGGCATGAGGCTCTAGGGCCAGTTGGCCCCAAACCCATTACGGTCCGCACCCACTCCGACAGTGCCTTTTGCTCCCAGTTACGGGGAAGGGCCGTGGCCCTTCGGCCTTCAAAACCGCTTCCACAGGCCGATAGTTACGGCGCTGGATTTCGGCACGTTCTCGCCGCTGACCGTCTGACGCAGGCCAAACTGCACGCCCAGCGTCTGTTTGGCATCGAAAAAGCGCACGGCGCTGGTTTCCACGTGCATCCATTTGGCTTCAAAACCGTTCAGGCGATCCGTTTTGCCCGCAAACACCTGAGCCATCACGATCCATTTAGGCGAAGGCCGCGCCCCAACAGTCATATCCACCCGCCACTGATCGGCATTTGACCCATTGCGGGCGCGCCGGGCGACCTGCGCATCGACGAACATCGGCACCTTGCGCGCCCCAAAACTATGGCCACCATAGAGGCGCACTTCGATATCCGGGTCCTCATCACCGGGCACCGAGAACTCATCGCGCCGCCCCTTGCCGAACCCATCCAGCGACACACTGGCGCTCAGCGCACTGTTTTCCGAGCGATAGAGCGGAGTTTTCAGCCCGATTTCCACAGAACCCAGACCTGAGAAACTGTTCACAGAGGTTTGAATATCCTGAATATTTGCCTTGGCAAACACACTCAGCAGGTCGTGGACACCGCGTTCGGCAAAGACCGTCACGTGCTTCTCTTCCCAGTGCGGCAAATCAATCGCCGCCGCGCCCGACGCGTCGAAGCCCTTGCTGGCGCTGACCACCTCAGCCTTGACGATGACTTCGCTCGCGCCGGTATCCGGCCCCCAGGCGGAGGCGCAGACGGACGCCGGCCACAGGGCCAGCATCAAAGCCAAAATCCACCGCCCCCACCTGCGCAAACCTGCCCCCTTTTAGCGATCCCAGCCGGGATAATGACGCTCCAGCCGCCGTATCAGCCCCGGCCACAACAGACCGGAGACAAAACCCACTCCGGCCCCTAACGGTGCCACCTTGTCCTGGACGTCCTGCGGCGGCTCCAGCACGCCGTCGCGTCCGGCCGACAGAGCGGCAATCTGCTGCCGACAGGCCTGCTCCAAAAAATAGATCAGGGTAAAGGCTTCGGCCGCCGAGGCACCATAGGCCAGCGCCCCGTGGTTGCGCAACAGCATGATTTTCTTTTGCCCCAGATCGGCGACGATACGCTGCCGCTCATCGTGATCAAGCGCCACCCCCTCATAGGCGTGATAGGCCAGATGCGGCCCCAGCAGCAGAGCGTTTTGCGTCAGGGGCAGCAGGCCCTCCTTTTGCGCCGATACGCCGGTCATGGCGTCCGTATGCAGGTGGATGACCACATGCGCATCCGGGCACGACGCGTGCAGAGCGCTATGGATGATGAACCCCGCCGGATTGATAAAGGCGTCGGTCGCGCCCACGACCTGCCCGTCGAGATCGACCTTGACCAGGGCCGAGGCCGTCATCTCTTCGAAAAAAGTGCCGTAGGGATTGATCAGAAAGTGATCGACCGAAGACACCACCGGCCCATCGGGTCCGGCCACAAGCGAGTCCTTCGCCGGGACGCGGGTCGAAATATGGGTGAAGATGCTGTCGTCCCAACCAAACATGGCCACCAGACGATAAAGTGCCGCCAGATCTTTACGGATGGCCCATTCGGCGGGGCTGATCAGCGGATGCGTCAGAGCGGTTTCAGTGGTCATGAGCTCGTCTCCCTGTATCGTTTTGCCGATGACAGGGGATTGACGTACCGTAAGTCAAGCCAATTGAACCAGTTTCGTAATTAAATATGAAATATCAGAGCCTTGCTACGATCAACTTACCTTCGCTCACCGCCAGAATACGGACCTTTTCGGATAAGCCAATCGGCGCATCCTTGCGTTCGCTCTGGGCCAACCATTCGACGCCATCGAAGATGACGCGGCCATTGACGCGCTGACCTTCTAGGTCATCGAAGGCACCAATCACCGTGGCCTCCTGCCCGATCAGACGATGATGCGGGTCGTTGATGTCGGCCCCTTCCGCGACGGGTGATTTCAGAAACCGCCGCGACAGAAGCGTCATGATCAGCGTCAGGACGCAAAAAATGACGATCTGCACCAGCAGGTTCGCCGGAGCCCCGGTCAGGGTGATCACGGCGACGATCACAGCCACGGCGGCGGGCCACAACAACCATTGGGTGCCGAGGACAATTTCAATCGCCAGTAGCGACCCACCAATAATCAACCACGCCCAGAAGAGTTGCTGCCCCTGCGGTTCCGCCAGCAAAAATTCCAGCATAATGTCCTCCCATTATTTGCCCCTGTTGGCCGGAGCCTGATCCGTAACCGTCTTCAACAACTCCGCCACACCGGCGACGGACCCCGACAAAGACGCCAGATCGGCGGGCAGAATCAGGGTCTTGGTGTTGGCTGAATTGGCGAAACCGGCAAAGGCCTCGACGTATTTTTGCGCCACGAAGTAATTGATGGCCTTGGTATCGCCAGATGCGATGGCGTCCGACACCATCTGGGTCGCCTTGGCTTCGGCCTCGGCGGCGCGTTCGCGCGCTTCGGCGTCGCGGAAGGCGGCTTCCTTGCGCCCTTCGGCCTCAAGCACGGCGGCCTGTTTGGCCCCTTCAGCGCGGGCAATGGCGGCCTGACGTTCACCGTCGGCTTCGATGATCAGGGCGCGGCGCTCGCGCTCGGCCTTCATCTGACGCGCCATGGCATCAGTGATGTCGTGCGGCGGGCGCAGGTCCTTGATCTCGATGCGCGTCACCTTGATGCCCCAGGGCGAAGTGGCGTGGTCGATAACGGTCAGGAGGCGCGTATTGATCGAGTCGCGCTGCGACAGCACTTCGTCCAGTTCCATCGAACCGACCACGGTCCGCAGGTTGGTCATGGCCAGCTGCGTGATGGCATTGTTGAGATTATCGACGCGATAGGCGGCCGCGGCGGCATCCATCACCTGCGTGAAGACGATCCCGTCCACCTTGACGATGGCATTGTCCTTGGTGATCACGTCCTGCTGCGGCACGTCGAACACCTGCTCCATCATATTGACCTTCTTACCAACCACTTCGATGAACGGCGTCAGGAAGGAAATACCGGGCTTGAGCGTGCGGGTATAACGGCCAAAGCGTTCGACCGTAAATTCGCGGCCCTGCGGTACGATCTTGATGACCGAAAACAGGATGAAAAAGGTCACGACGATCAGAACGCCGGCAAAGATACTGAACATGAAGACTCCCATCAGTGGTTATGTGCACAGTGTAGCGCAACCGGGAGGAATAGCTACGAAAACCGCAAGTTACGCCGCCGATTTTACAGCGCAGAAAAGGGGTAAGATTTAACCGCGCAAACCGCGCGAACGGATTACTACGTCCTTCAGATCGTCCTCGATCAACAGACGCAACGCTTCCTCATAGGCCACAAACCGCGCCTCATCGGCATCGTCCGCCGCCACCGGCTCGCCCGCCGTCCATTCGGCCAGATAGTCGATCAGCACGAGATGAAAGCCCTGCGGATGGGCCTCGCTGCCCGGTTCGATTATCTCATAGACGTCGATCAGCGGCCCCAGTCGCGCCTCAACCCCGGTCTCTTCGCGCAGCTCACGCAAAGCCGTATCTCTAAGCGGCTCGAAGCGCT encodes the following:
- a CDS encoding class II aldolase/adducin family protein, with amino-acid sequence MTTETALTHPLISPAEWAIRKDLAALYRLVAMFGWDDSIFTHISTRVPAKDSLVAGPDGPVVSSVDHFLINPYGTFFEEMTASALVKVDLDGQVVGATDAFINPAGFIIHSALHASCPDAHVVIHLHTDAMTGVSAQKEGLLPLTQNALLLGPHLAYHAYEGVALDHDERQRIVADLGQKKIMLLRNHGALAYGASAAEAFTLIYFLEQACRQQIAALSAGRDGVLEPPQDVQDKVAPLGAGVGFVSGLLWPGLIRRLERHYPGWDR
- a CDS encoding NfeD family protein, producing the protein MLEFLLAEPQGQQLFWAWLIIGGSLLAIEIVLGTQWLLWPAAVAVIVAVITLTGAPANLLVQIVIFCVLTLIMTLLSRRFLKSPVAEGADINDPHHRLIGQEATVIGAFDDLEGQRVNGRVIFDGVEWLAQSERKDAPIGLSEKVRILAVSEGKLIVARL
- a CDS encoding NUDIX hydrolase: MQAQIERPVPAVGVVCWRDDEVLLIRRGREPRKGQWSIPGGKVERFEPLRDTALRELREETGVEARLGPLIDVYEIIEPGSEAHPQGFHLVLIDYLAEWTAGEPVAADDADEARFVAYEEALRLLIEDDLKDVVIRSRGLRG
- a CDS encoding SPFH domain-containing protein: MFSIFAGVLIVVTFFILFSVIKIVPQGREFTVERFGRYTRTLKPGISFLTPFIEVVGKKVNMMEQVFDVPQQDVITKDNAIVKVDGIVFTQVMDAAAAAYRVDNLNNAITQLAMTNLRTVVGSMELDEVLSQRDSINTRLLTVIDHATSPWGIKVTRIEIKDLRPPHDITDAMARQMKAERERRALIIEADGERQAAIARAEGAKQAAVLEAEGRKEAAFRDAEARERAAEAEAKATQMVSDAIASGDTKAINYFVAQKYVEAFAGFANSANTKTLILPADLASLSGSVAGVAELLKTVTDQAPANRGK
- the rsmA gene encoding 16S rRNA (adenine(1518)-N(6)/adenine(1519)-N(6))-dimethyltransferase RsmA, which translates into the protein MTLPSLRESLEAHGLMAKKSFGQHFLLDLNVTRKIVRLGQEGGNSFDGQVVIEVGPGPGGLTRAALESEATYVLAVEKDARFIDLLTELDTAYPGRFGVVEADALKVNEPALLAERGLPPQAHLVSNLPYNVGTPLLIKWLTGPWQPKSLTLMFQLEVALRVVAPVGDDDYGRLGVISQVLCVCEKLMDLPARAFTPPPKVDSAVVRLIPRAERPDARVIHNLETLTAAAFGQRRKMLRASLKALGGETLLAKVGIDPTLRAENISPADFLRLAEAL